In the Paenibacillus sp. FSL H7-0357 genome, one interval contains:
- a CDS encoding Na(+)/H(+) antiporter subunit C, with protein sequence MELIMAVAVGILFTIGVYLILSKSLLRIVLGTSLLTHGVHLLLLTMAGLKKGAAPVLGDNAETYVDPLPQALILTSIVISFGVTAFYFVLAYRSYQTLGTDEIDSIKEEKE encoded by the coding sequence ATGGAACTCATAATGGCGGTGGCTGTAGGGATTTTATTTACAATTGGTGTCTATCTGATTCTGTCCAAAAGTCTGCTGCGCATTGTGCTGGGAACTTCCCTGCTGACACATGGTGTCCATCTGCTGCTCCTCACGATGGCCGGACTCAAAAAAGGCGCTGCACCGGTGCTGGGAGACAATGCGGAGACTTATGTCGATCCCCTGCCGCAGGCGCTGATCTTAACCTCCATTGTGATCAGCTTTGGAGTTACTGCTTTCTATTTTGTTCTGGCCTACCGTTCCTACCAGACACTGGGTACGGATGAAATCGATAGTATCAAGGAGGAGAAAGAATGA
- a CDS encoding Na+/H+ antiporter subunit D, translating to MSNLLVLPILIPLCTAVILIFLKERIRLQRWISSASGLLNIGIAAVLVSRVHDKGIQTLQMGGWSPPYSIVFVGDMLASLLLLTASLVSFAILLYSFRSIGEERERFYYYSFFHFLLVGVYGSFLTGDIFNLFVFFEVMLISSYALISIGGTKLQLRETSKYLLINIVSSTLFVAAVAYLYAAVGTLNMAHLSLRIAEAGQGGLLNVIAILFLIVFSLKAGLLLFYWLPGSYSAPPVAVRALFGALLTKVGLYAIIRTFTLLFVNDPGFTQPWIAWMAAATMILGGLGAVAYQDIPRILNYNVIISVGFVAFGLAVGTPDSLNGAVFYLLHDMLAKALMFILGGMIISAAGTEHLKNMGGMIRKYPLIGWMFFILALALVGIPPLSGFAGKVLMIRGGLDTGMLTLSLIGLASSFLVLYSLMKVFRLAFWGNEPEKELPKANLKSASAVAAGLLVLVIAMGIGAEWVYNYVSQAGDILVSPGLYIEAVMKE from the coding sequence ATGAGCAATCTGTTGGTGCTGCCGATTCTGATCCCCCTGTGTACAGCTGTGATCCTGATCTTCCTGAAAGAAAGAATCCGGCTCCAGCGCTGGATCAGCTCCGCCAGCGGATTACTGAATATCGGCATTGCTGCTGTCCTGGTCTCACGCGTTCACGATAAGGGTATACAAACCCTGCAGATGGGGGGATGGTCCCCGCCTTACAGCATTGTGTTCGTTGGCGATATGTTAGCGTCATTGCTGCTGCTGACGGCTTCGCTGGTCAGCTTTGCCATATTGCTCTACTCCTTCCGCAGTATAGGTGAGGAGCGGGAGCGCTTTTACTACTATAGCTTTTTTCATTTCTTGCTCGTAGGGGTATACGGTTCCTTCCTTACAGGGGACATCTTTAATCTGTTCGTCTTCTTCGAGGTGATGCTCATTTCTTCCTATGCGCTTATTTCTATTGGCGGGACGAAGCTCCAGCTCCGGGAGACGTCCAAATATTTGCTGATAAATATCGTATCCTCCACATTGTTCGTGGCGGCGGTAGCTTATCTCTATGCAGCAGTGGGCACGCTCAACATGGCCCATTTGTCCCTGCGTATTGCCGAAGCGGGGCAAGGCGGCTTACTTAATGTAATAGCCATTTTGTTCCTGATCGTATTTTCTTTAAAGGCCGGACTCTTGCTGTTTTATTGGCTGCCTGGATCGTACAGTGCACCTCCGGTGGCGGTCAGGGCTTTGTTTGGCGCATTGTTGACTAAAGTGGGCTTGTATGCAATTATTCGTACATTTACCCTCCTGTTCGTAAACGATCCGGGCTTCACCCAGCCTTGGATAGCCTGGATGGCGGCGGCTACAATGATTCTGGGCGGATTGGGAGCTGTAGCCTATCAGGATATTCCCCGTATTCTTAATTACAATGTCATCATCAGCGTTGGTTTTGTCGCCTTTGGCCTGGCAGTTGGGACACCTGACTCTCTGAACGGGGCGGTATTCTATTTGCTGCATGATATGTTGGCGAAAGCACTGATGTTTATTCTCGGAGGAATGATCATCTCTGCCGCAGGAACGGAACACTTGAAGAACATGGGGGGGATGATCAGAAAGTACCCCTTGATCGGCTGGATGTTTTTTATACTGGCGCTTGCTCTTGTGGGAATTCCTCCGCTCAGCGGTTTTGCCGGCAAGGTTCTGATGATTCGCGGAGGGTTGGATACCGGCATGTTGACCTTGTCTCTGATTGGTCTGGCGTCAAGCTTTCTTGTACTGTATTCCTTGATGAAGGTGTTCAGACTGGCATTTTGGGGAAATGAACCGGAGAAGGAATTACCAAAGGCCAACTTAAAAAGTGCTTCGGCTGTTGCTGCCGGACTGCTTGTTCTTGTTATTGCAATGGGTATTGGGGCGGAGTGGGTATACAACTATGTATCGCAGGCCGGAGATATCTTGGTCTCACCCGGGCTTTATATTGAAGCTGTAATGAAGGAGTAG